ATATTAGGGTGAGGGGGTTGAAATTGCTTCAATCAGcaaaagttatctttcttttaaattttgataaggtACATGCAATAGTAAGTGGATcaatatgttttagaaatgcTAAAAACGTAAAGCAAAGCATTTTGTTATAGCACAAGTAAGGGATAAAATGGCCTTCAAGTTATTGGCATGATCTCAATATTGGGTCAGTTTGTCTTGAATAAAATGTGATATCGGATTTTATTCccattttttctctctcagaaaagaaaacttttattcaattttagaatttgaaatgttataattttcaaatgatgataACTAAGTCTAGAATATGCAACTGTCTTCGTTACATACTTCCCAGTAAAATGTATGACTCATTTGCCTCCGTGAATGCGCACTAAAGAGGGAAATAAAACTTTTCCATTTAAGTACTATGTggcctaaaacatcaaacataCAAGTACAAGTACATACAATTtagttacatttaaaaaaaatcaacttggGAAGGGGGTAGGTATATACTAAGATATTGTCGCATACAAAGTTGATCAATATGATTGGTTTCCTTTAATTTTATGGTGAAAGTTTCCAATGCTTTTTTGCACTCTGATAAATGTTGGGGTTCAGTTTGTTCcgttcaaattttcttttactATACTTGAATTTTATTCAATGTCGCCTTCCAATTAACATTCATGTGGGTCAAACATTGTCTCCTCTGTTGCTGCATGCCTTAAATATTGTGAGCGAACAGAATAagaacaagttttttttctacagttgTCTCTCTTATCAGAGGAATATTCTACCTTAAATAAGAGTGTCCTATCTCTAAAAGGCTTTGAACAAGTTCTTTCTTGCAGAAAGTAGACGAACCTagacatttctttttaaaaaatggcgattAATCACCCTTTTAAATGCTTTCTACAAGATTATCTCTTGTTGGTAATTAAGTTTTAGAATTAACAAAGTTTTAAAGATTATTATTTCAATGCACAGTCTGGTCCCATAATAGGTAGATACATATATAGGTGAAAATACTTGCTTTGTGTATGATCTGATGTCCTACACatattaaaggggcattgtcacgattttggtcaaaaattattttttcgattttaatgtttacaatgcttcagtaaggtatTTTTAGTAGGCAattaaaatttgagtgtcatttgatgagttataagcgagttacagagcttacaattttttgcaatgtaaacaaagcttttttttacattatgaatgttgaagtgaaaatttcagttttagaccttaaataaatgtattaatcgttaggaactgttaaattatgctttaaatgaataataaggtAGACAAACCAGCTTGAAAACGATTTTTACTGGtgtattgaacctatgtaaccaaaaacagggcacgagtcttgtttacatgacgaagaattgtgagccctgtatcttgcttaaaactcaaggactggcacccaaatttcattttataattagaaatgcattccaaAAGTATTGCGAATaataaaaccagaaaaaataaaatttgaccaaaatcgtgaccatgcccctttaaatgaaATCCCAGGCCTTTTGGTCctcattgattttgaaaaagcatCTGACTCTATGTCATGGTCGTTAAGTGTAAAGTTAGCTCTTTTTGGCTTTGGAGAATTAATTATCCAGtggataaaaatttaaaacgcaTGTATTTCACAAAGTGCCTTTTTATCAGTACAATTTGACATAAAATTGCAAAGGAGTTGGAGACCAGCAAATTCTGGTGCtccatatttattctttatatgtGCAAAAATTCTaccagaaaaattattttaaggaaaacaAAGATATAAGGGGCATTTTCAtaagaaacaatttttaaaaaaaaaaatcacagccTGCAGACGACACTTGTTAGCTATTGATGGTTCACCAAACTCCTTCTAGTTGTTTAAAGCACTGGAAACCATACATTTTACTTTAGCTTTTCAGAACTCAAAATTAATACATCTAAGACAAAAAACTTTTGGATTGGTTTCCGCAGCAGCGAACACCATTCGATATTCACACCTTTAACGTCTAAATTAGGACCCTGCCCTGCGGACGAACTATAGTCATCAGTCCGTCGTCTGTTGTTCCGTTCACCCGTCCTTCCTTTTATCGGTCCTTCTGTCTGCTTTCCATATCTTGTTCGGGCCACATTTTTTCTCCAATTGACCCAATCTGGCATTTTACTTCACCCAAATAGTGTCTTTTATAATAGGTGTGCAGTGACCATGAACCATGTTTCTATGTCTAAGGTTAAGCAGAGTTATATGAACACTCCTTGCCCATATGTTCTTTCTTTATAATGCAATCCGGCTCAAATTTCACCCTCAGAAAGCTTTTAATCCGAAAGTATGCAGATGCCTTGAATTGTGTTTAAAGGTCCAGGTTTAAGGTCACATCAGAccaagcaaaattcttttttaaaggtatttttacttttcatttAGCCTTTATTGGCTTAGACTTCATATAAGCTTTTTGGAAAAGGTTTTGTATTGACCTTTAACAAGTTTAAGATATAATGTAAAGGTCATAGCAGATATGAAATATGCCTTTCCGATGTATATCTTCTCTCATATTGGTCCAGCCTGTCTCATAATTAACCCCCAATGCGCCTTTGGTCTTAGGGTTTGCAGTGAACTATAATGATTAATGAGATTGCATAAGAAATTTCCTGCCACCTAAAAGTACAAAGTTATAGGTCAGGAACATAGAAAAATCTCTGTTATGCTTTATAtcctatttttaattatttaaacaggCCCCTTTAAGATGGGCACCATCTAAATGGTGTTTAGTAtcctataaatatttttttcgacATTctaatcataatattttttgtaggaaATCTTGTTGATGCAAAATGTGAGAGAAGATGtccttatcaaaatatgaatcGACACGGGGGACTACACATTTTGCTCGAATTGCCCGGGCGTTATTAGGTCCCTGCATTGATGTACTGCGTGAAGTTCTCGCAAAAGAAATATCTCCGCCTGACTTGGAAAAGAAAGTTCAAACTTACATACTTCACAACAAAAAACCTTTCAtcaacaaacaacaacaagatctcgtcaaaagaaaaaaatactctGACTTTGACATTACGTTGCTCTATTTCCTCTTTCGTAATATTTGTTCAATTCCTCCACACAAAAACAAATGGGGGAAAGATCCAGATCCAACTGATAAAAGTGTGTCAGCAAGCATAGAACGAATTCGTATTTCAAGAAACGATTGGTATGGACATGCTACGGATTTTTCTCTCTCAGACTCAGATTTTAAACAAAGATGGAATCATATTTCTCAAATTGTAAAAGATCTGGAAGGTTATCTTGGGACTGCAACCAAGTACCAGGACACTCTGATTATGTTAAAGACTTGTTTTATGGACCCTGAATCGATAGAGCTCCACATAGATACACTGTTGACTGATATTAAAAATCTGAAAGGTAACAAACAAGTTGGCCtaacaaattgataatacaattaaataaatatatgatagaAACATTGCTTTGCTTGTTTAAATTAACTAACATCTCAAAAAACCATGACTCGCCTTTTTTCAAAAGGCATGTGGGTCTGGATTATTAAAGGATGCAATGAAGTGTAGCTGTATTTTCTTGTAAATGACAAAGAGTTTCTATTATgccaatgtttttaaaaaggatttaaaataattttatacatgtaaagacTTTATCTTTATTCTTACAGAGGGTTTTGGAGAGTTACAGGTTGATGTTACATACATAAAAGGTAACAGACAAGTTGGTTTAACAAATGGATAATAAAgttcaataaatatataaattagaaACAATACTTGTTTTGATTAACTAACAACTCAATAAACTATGACTCAACGTTTTTCAAAAGGTATATGGGTCTGTGAtagtaaacaaattaaataaagtgAAGCTGCATATTTATGTAAATGACATTCAGTTTTTATTGCGCAAATGTATCAAAAAGGATCCAAAATTATTGTAGATatttaaacattgtatcttcTTTCTTACAGAGGGTTTTGGAGAGTTACAGACTGATGTTACAAGTCTGAAAGGTAACAAACAAGTTATTAGAACAAATGgatcataaaattaaattaaatataaagtaGAAACATtgctttatttaattaattagctTCATGATAAAACATGGTTCGCCTTTCTTGCTAACCTGAATTGAAGGTTGaactgagcttttctgatcgcctgctgtccgtctgtctgtaaactttccACTTTTGGCTTCTCtttaaccactgggccaaatttaaccaaacttagtACAAAGTATTCTTATGAATACCGGATTACAAATTATCTAAATTAAAGGCTTAATCTTAAGAACAGTAAAACTAAAGTGGGTgtctaaaaatcttcttctcaagaaccaatcCACTAGTAATACAAAAATTTACATCATAGCTTGTATTTAAAgtgaaaaatctaaatttttataGCAATGACCCTAAGATCGATACTGCAGtcccagggggggggggggggggtcgaagttaaacatatgaatacatgtacatgggtaaatgttttaaaatcttcttacgAATTACAATGCCGCAATTCGTTATATAACTATGCCAGCAATTTCAGgcaatgtaaattttaattattttacaccaTGACCCCCAGACCAATCTGGGACACGaggaggggttcaaagtttaactaaaaatataaggaaaatattttaaaaccttcttcccgagaactacaatgctacaatttgtgataaTACAATGCAAATATCCTCAAATAGTGTTGATTtcttattgttaaaattgtgatcCTCGAACCAATTCTTGGGTCCTaaaaaggttcaaatttaatcatataaatatgaaggaacatttttaaaatcttctcctGAATAagtacaatgctacaatttgttaTATTAGTATACAAGCATTCCAAGACAGTGTAGATTCTAAGTTGTTGAAATCGGGATCCCAGGACCAATTATGGAGTCCAAGGAGGggtttaaaattaaacatataaatatataggaaacatgTTATAACTAGTTTAAACCGTAACTCCCGAATTAATAATAGGGCCCCAAGAGAGATTATAAATTTAACCTAGAAATATACAGGAAATTGTTTTAGAATGTTCTTCTTGAGAACAACAATGTTTCAATTTGTGATATTTCTGTGCAAGCATCATCAGACAGTGTATATTCTaaattattagctcacctgaagcAAAGGTTCAAGTTACCTTTTCTGATTACCCGTTGTCCGTTAGTCCATCTGTAgccttttctcatttttgacttcttctctaaaaccactagGCCAATATTAACCAATCTTGGTACACAGCATCCTTATATGAAGgagatttttaattattaaaataaatagcaCAACATGCTTTAAAAATACGTTAGTTGCGAATCGTTGAATTTAGGATGCATATCTTTACAAATTtccttctcaagaaccactgcaccataATTGCCAATATTTATaccaaagcttgtatatatattggAAATCCTAAATTGTTCAAATTGTGATCCCCAAACTAAAACTGGGGCCAAACGAAGGGGTTTCATCGTAAAgtttacatataaatatgtatGAGGAAATGTTTTAAACTCTTTTTCCCCAAGAACTACAGTGgtacaatttgtgagattactatgcaatcaTCATCCTATAACGACgaattagaatttttaaatttgtgacCCCTAGAGTAATACGGGGGCCctaagaggtgttcaaagtttaacataaaagtatGTTAATATctaaaaacttcttctcaagaaccataatGGCACAATTTATGATATTACTGTGCAAGCATCCTGATATGATTATgaatctaaattgttaaaaaaattgtgaccccTAAACTATTGCCTCAGGCTCATAGGGGTTCAAAATTTCACATTGCAATATACaccaaaatttataaaaatgtaattattacgAGGTACAGTGATCAGTTACTAGAATGCAAGCGTTCTTCAAAAGGACCAGATTGTAAACTGGCTAAAATGTGACCTTAGACTAATATCTGGGCGAAAAGAGGGGTTCAatgttttactttcaaatatattgggaaaatatttaaaaactaaaatcaaatgataaaatgaacTGATGATCAGATGAGCAACGTGGCCCATTGTGTGggtatttgataattaaaaagtgAATAAAGTGAAGCTGCATATTCATGTAAATGACAAGCACTGTTTTTATTACGcaaatgtatcaaaaatgattcaaaataattttatatgtttaaagattttatattcattCTTGCAAAGGGGTTTGGAGAGCTGCAGAGTGGgtttacaaatatgaagggTAACAGACAAGTTAGTTTTACAAACGGATAATAAGATTAAATAAACGTGTAATAGAAACACTTCATGTTTTGGTTTATTAACATCACAATGAACCATGACTcacgattttttaaaagatatttggGTCTTTGATGATCAagaaattaaatcaataaatgttACGTATTCATATGACTGGCAAACACAGTTTTAAATAAGCAAATATATTAACGGATCCAAAATAAATCCATACATTAACAgatttaatcttttttcttgCAGAGGATGTAGAAGAGATAAAAAAGTCAAAAGAAAAATGTAGTACTCGAGGTATAGTTATATATAAAagcatttttatgtttatattaatatcaATCCTACTACATTAAGATAATaaactcgaatttttggtctttaataccgagaaatcggaagaatacttcttttgttttatatattttaaacatcattggtacatGAAGATTACAAATTAgagtcttccgtcttcagcggaggacccttctattcttctattgtttctttttcacttttttttctattttttttctttacaatttttatgcAGAAGAGATCTCGGAAATGGGTGgtccgatttttgtcaaattttcagcaTCGATCTATTATTATCTTAAGTTTatatgcttttttttattttgtaaaaagcaCTTCCAGTTCGGACTAATCCGCCATTTTGTCatcttttaaaaagttcttgtccacacattttctaaaaaacgagcaaagataggaagctgaaattttcagaaatgataGATGACATAAAcatctagcctcacgaggaatTCATTatccggaaattccgagtacggaagctacatgtagctggggtcaaaatataggacacgtttttgACGAATACTCCTTGTTCACACATTTCCTAAAAAACGACCAAAAACAGGAAGttgaaatttttagaaatgataGATGACATGAACATTTAGCCTCACGAGGAAActcattgtccggaaattccgagtacggaagctacaTGTAGCTTGGGTCAAATATAGGACACATTTTGACGAATACTCCTTGTCCACACATttcctcaaaaacgagcaagGATAGgtagctgaaattttcagaaatgatagatgacatgaacatctagcctcacgagaaaaatcattgtccggaaaatccgagtacggaagctagccgGGGTCAAAATATAGAACAGGTTTTTGACTAATTctttttgtccacgcatctcctcaaaaacgagtaaagaaaAATAGCTGAAATTCTACAGATTGGTAGAGGATATACAAATCTAGCCTCAcaaggaaaatcattgtccggaattTCCGAATACGGAAGCTAGCCGGGATCAAAACATAGGGCACACTTTTGATGAGTATTCATTGTCcacacatctattttaaagctaaaaacatagaaagc
This is a stretch of genomic DNA from Crassostrea angulata isolate pt1a10 chromosome 4, ASM2561291v2, whole genome shotgun sequence. It encodes these proteins:
- the LOC128182085 gene encoding uncharacterized protein LOC128182085, which encodes MSLSKYESTRGTTHFARIARALLGPCIDVLREVLAKEISPPDLEKKVQTYILHNKKPFINKQQQDLVKRKKYSDFDITLLYFLFRNICSIPPHKNKWGKDPDPTDKSVSASIERIRISRNDWYGHATDFSLSDSDFKQRWNHISQIVKDLEGYLGTATKYQDTLIMLKTCFMDPESIELHIDTLLTDIKNLKEGFGELQVDVTYIKEGFGELQTDVTSLKGRTAQSDGYTTFL